In Pseudobacter ginsenosidimutans, the following are encoded in one genomic region:
- a CDS encoding response regulator, whose protein sequence is MKFITVKALDDHPAILNGLRMILSDFPDIRMQGTYTDGNQLMEALEQEQPDILFLDIQLIGTDGITICKRVQGNWPSIRVIVFTNCEEKHYVRNMLQNGAMGYLLKTADGNTIRTAIDTVMEGEQYIHEELKEQLFQQILTNRKPSRYTPGLTKREKEILQLIAQGLRNQEIADKLSLSVRTIENHRFNLIQKLQVNNAAALIRKAIDMGLA, encoded by the coding sequence ATGAAGTTTATCACCGTTAAAGCGCTGGACGATCATCCCGCAATATTGAACGGGTTGCGCATGATCCTGTCTGATTTTCCGGACATCCGAATGCAGGGCACTTATACTGATGGCAACCAGTTGATGGAAGCCCTGGAACAGGAACAACCTGATATTCTCTTTCTCGATATACAGCTGATCGGCACCGATGGCATCACCATCTGCAAACGCGTGCAGGGCAACTGGCCCTCCATCCGCGTGATCGTTTTCACCAACTGCGAAGAGAAACATTATGTACGCAATATGTTGCAGAACGGCGCGATGGGCTACCTGCTCAAAACGGCTGATGGTAATACCATCCGCACCGCCATCGATACAGTAATGGAGGGAGAACAATACATACACGAAGAACTGAAAGAGCAACTCTTTCAGCAAATACTCACCAACCGCAAGCCCAGCAGGTATACTCCCGGCCTCACCAAAAGGGAAAAAGAGATACTGCAACTGATTGCGCAGGGGCTCAGGAACCAGGAGATTGCCGATAAACTATCGCTGAGTGTGCGCACAATCGAGAACCATCGTTTCAATCTCATTCAAAAACTGCAGGTGAACAATGCTGCTGCGCTTATCCGAAAAGCCATCGACATGGGACTAGCCTGA
- a CDS encoding DMT family transporter — protein sequence MSSNKKTMALISILVVVLIWGSAFTVSKVGVSELPPLFMALLRNAVATLVLLPFYLSVRKKAARQDPGPLPKGKIILLGLTGVTFFYSFFNISLTYTGAAMGSLIQGIMPLVIVVPAAVYLKEKITARVIAGILISVTGVVMVGFIGQHDQNNSLLGNFLMAGSVCCWAAYTLISRSLNQFHPVPLTFFVTLTGTLMLIPFALVEGWGKPLPAISSNGWMAVLYLGILSSAISYMLYNQSLQTLTAAQAGNFLNLDPVIGSVIALIFLNESFSTLQYAGGALVLLGVWLSSGSGTEQHQ from the coding sequence ATGAGCAGTAATAAAAAAACCATGGCGCTGATCAGCATCCTGGTGGTAGTATTGATCTGGGGCAGCGCCTTCACTGTTTCAAAAGTTGGGGTATCTGAACTGCCTCCCCTCTTCATGGCTTTATTGCGGAATGCAGTAGCTACATTGGTGCTGCTGCCCTTCTATCTTTCCGTCCGGAAAAAGGCAGCCAGGCAGGATCCCGGGCCATTGCCAAAAGGGAAGATCATTTTGCTGGGGCTTACTGGTGTTACATTTTTTTATTCTTTCTTCAATATCTCACTCACCTATACCGGCGCAGCCATGGGATCGCTGATCCAGGGCATTATGCCATTGGTGATAGTTGTGCCTGCCGCTGTTTATCTGAAGGAAAAGATCACGGCCAGGGTAATTGCAGGTATCCTGATCTCCGTTACAGGAGTAGTGATGGTAGGCTTTATCGGTCAGCATGATCAGAATAACAGCCTGCTCGGAAATTTCCTCATGGCCGGTTCCGTTTGTTGCTGGGCTGCCTATACTTTGATTTCGCGAAGCCTTAACCAATTCCACCCTGTACCGCTCACGTTCTTCGTAACACTAACAGGCACCCTTATGCTCATTCCATTTGCACTCGTTGAAGGATGGGGCAAACCTTTACCTGCAATCTCTTCCAATGGGTGGATGGCAGTTCTCTATTTGGGTATCCTGAGCTCTGCTATCAGTTATATGCTCTATAATCAATCGCTTCAAACCCTCACGGCTGCACAGGCAGGTAATTTTCTGAACCTCGATCCGGTGATCGGATCGGTAATTGCGCTCATCTTCCTGAATGAATCATTCAGTACATTGCAGTATGCAGGCGGAGCCCTTGTATTGCTCGGCGTTTGGCTAAGCAGCGGTTCGGGCACAGAACAACATCAATAA
- a CDS encoding VOC family protein — protein MKPVFNGGVNIAIKIPKQKYEATVAFYRDTLGLEVTEKPITNPTVSRTHEVKFGPNIVWLDCVDNYTHSETWMELKTNDVEAATAHLASRGTHTCDELEEIPSNTHWIMDPAGTVFILSQ, from the coding sequence ATGAAACCAGTATTCAACGGAGGTGTGAACATCGCCATCAAAATTCCGAAACAGAAATATGAAGCCACTGTGGCATTTTACAGGGATACACTCGGACTTGAAGTAACAGAAAAACCGATCACCAATCCCACCGTTTCACGCACACATGAAGTGAAGTTCGGACCGAATATCGTTTGGCTGGATTGCGTGGACAATTATACGCATTCAGAAACCTGGATGGAGCTCAAAACAAATGATGTGGAAGCAGCCACTGCACACCTGGCCTCAAGAGGCACTCATACCTGTGATGAACTGGAGGAGATCCCTTCAAATACCCACTGGATCATGGACCCGGCCGGTACAGTTTTTATTCTCAGCCAATGA
- a CDS encoding GNAT family N-acetyltransferase, translated as MIKAVKNDRQVVTEILAASFSNNRSVNYVIPQNEKKMERIRKLMAYSFDVCFAFGDVYLSDCRKACALVLYPDRKRVTWQSIWWDLKLAATVFGLSRTAKVLSREQLIKKHHPSDNMFYLWFIGVDTSHQRTGIGKQLLQELLQKSKGMQRPVYLETSTPENVPWYQRAGFEVYAEEELSYRLFFLRKLL; from the coding sequence ATGATCAAGGCAGTCAAAAACGACAGGCAGGTAGTGACGGAGATCCTGGCAGCATCATTCAGCAATAACCGCAGTGTGAACTACGTGATCCCGCAGAATGAAAAGAAGATGGAACGCATCCGGAAACTGATGGCTTATTCCTTCGATGTTTGTTTTGCATTTGGAGATGTATATCTTTCCGATTGCCGAAAGGCTTGCGCACTGGTGCTTTATCCAGACCGCAAACGGGTGACCTGGCAAAGCATCTGGTGGGACCTCAAACTGGCTGCCACTGTTTTTGGTCTGAGCCGCACGGCCAAAGTTTTATCAAGAGAACAACTAATCAAAAAACATCATCCCTCCGATAATATGTTCTACCTCTGGTTCATCGGCGTAGACACCAGTCATCAGCGAACAGGTATTGGTAAACAACTGTTGCAGGAACTGCTGCAGAAAAGCAAAGGGATGCAAAGGCCCGTGTACCTTGAAACCAGCACACCGGAAAATGTGCCCTGGTACCAGCGCGCAGGCTTTGAAGTATATGCGGAGGAAGAGCTCAGTTACCGCTTGTTCTTCCTCAGAAAATTATTATAG
- a CDS encoding DUF5050 domain-containing protein, protein MRALMLLLAFVSFLSCSKKNKDGEGRGCAETPYIAPQAYSFPAWHPNGQIFVFNYVPISGIEMSPCRGPMYKFKSDSVGFYSLNKDRTGLTRIMERVFRNATWSPDGSKLAYQEGSRIFMIPFTGSGFDTAARKLVVQDYSMSPYSFFNASSDSIYFRSSPVGASNQSTLYKVALDGTEKSRIKTAEFYDISFGSDKRFYYLIANREIWSMDQNGQDEKKEVAVETNNSEQRRNPQYYDGHIYFISGSKLMRSGSNVPVVDNYVMDFAVSRQGEILYSQFQYQVSESNKQNGVLWIMNADGSNKRQLTFNNF, encoded by the coding sequence ATGCGAGCACTCATGCTGCTGTTGGCTTTTGTTTCATTCTTATCCTGTAGCAAGAAAAATAAAGACGGCGAAGGCCGGGGCTGCGCCGAAACACCTTACATCGCTCCACAGGCTTACTCATTTCCTGCCTGGCACCCCAATGGTCAGATCTTCGTATTCAACTATGTTCCCATCTCAGGCATTGAAATGTCTCCCTGCAGAGGCCCCATGTACAAGTTCAAGAGCGATTCTGTTGGATTTTACAGCCTGAATAAAGACCGGACAGGATTAACGAGAATAATGGAAAGGGTCTTCCGCAATGCAACCTGGAGCCCTGATGGCAGCAAACTCGCATACCAGGAAGGTTCCAGGATCTTTATGATCCCATTCACTGGTTCCGGTTTCGATACAGCAGCCCGGAAACTGGTGGTACAGGACTATTCCATGTCTCCTTATTCATTCTTCAATGCCAGCAGCGACTCGATCTATTTTCGATCATCACCGGTGGGCGCCAGCAATCAAAGCACATTATACAAAGTTGCGCTTGATGGCACGGAAAAATCCAGGATCAAGACCGCCGAGTTTTATGATATTTCATTCGGCTCTGACAAAAGATTTTACTATCTCATCGCCAACAGAGAGATCTGGTCGATGGATCAAAATGGACAGGATGAGAAGAAAGAAGTGGCCGTGGAAACTAACAATAGCGAACAACGCCGCAATCCACAGTACTACGATGGACATATCTATTTTATCAGCGGCAGTAAACTCATGCGCTCAGGCAGTAATGTTCCGGTTGTTGACAACTATGTAATGGATTTTGCCGTTTCGCGCCAGGGCGAGATCCTGTACAGCCAGTTCCAGTACCAGGTTTCTGAATCCAACAAACAAAATGGTGTATTGTGGATCATGAATGCAGACGGCAGCAACAAACGCCAGCTGACCTTCAATAACTTTTAA
- a CDS encoding NAD-dependent epimerase/dehydratase family protein, whose translation MNDGLKVLITGASGMVGEGVLLECLQHPSVAEILVITRRTTGIQHPKLTEIIHKDFFNLFSLRDQLKGIDACYFCLGISSVGISADAYYRTTYTLTMHMAELLVQASPQAVFCYVSGAGTDSSEHGRIRWARVKGQTENHLMKLPFKAVYAFRPAFMKPSPGQKNVKSIYKFISWLYPIGRKLSPNSYCTLREVGLAMINITLHGYSKKVITGRDIIALAAK comes from the coding sequence ATGAATGATGGCCTCAAAGTATTGATCACTGGCGCTTCCGGAATGGTAGGCGAAGGCGTGTTGCTTGAGTGCCTGCAACATCCATCGGTAGCTGAAATACTGGTGATCACCAGGCGAACTACCGGTATACAACACCCGAAACTTACGGAGATCATTCACAAAGACTTCTTTAACCTGTTTTCTCTCCGCGATCAACTTAAGGGGATCGATGCCTGTTATTTTTGTCTGGGCATCTCTTCTGTAGGTATTTCCGCCGATGCCTACTATCGTACTACCTATACACTCACGATGCATATGGCTGAACTTTTGGTGCAGGCCAGCCCGCAGGCAGTTTTCTGTTATGTGTCCGGTGCAGGTACAGATAGCTCGGAACATGGCCGGATCCGTTGGGCCCGTGTAAAAGGACAAACGGAAAATCATTTGATGAAACTGCCTTTCAAGGCCGTGTACGCTTTCCGGCCGGCTTTCATGAAACCTTCCCCAGGACAGAAGAATGTAAAATCCATTTACAAATTCATCAGCTGGCTCTACCCCATTGGCAGGAAATTATCGCCCAATAGTTACTGCACTTTGCGGGAAGTGGGATTGGCCATGATCAATATCACACTCCATGGTTACTCAAAAAAAGTGATCACTGGCCGCGATATCATTGCGCTCGCCGCCAAATGA
- a CDS encoding alpha/beta hydrolase-fold protein: MKNTLLLSVALLGGSCLLSVSAQQIKVIYTGNAAEKFSGNVFLYLSKENKEPKSGYVGLTAFPLYRISVKGVKPGQAVVFNDAAVSYPVKLSDLERGEYYAQAVWDKNTGDHLVAETIGNYYNKPSKFNFTKKTDAFFSLSCTEVVKEKAFVETDYSKELKVESKLLSDFHKRPVSLNVAVMLPAAYLKEPDRKFPVLYYVSGFGGDYRRMSGYKSPESFMDTVPFIRVVLDGNCPTGHSVYANSANNGPWGDAMVKELIPAVEAEFRCDGGRVLMGHSSGGWTVLWLQTQYPSVFAGTWSSAPDPVDFRNFSGVDIYNEKNLYYGKDSSLRWIATVAGRFPWISMKQMIRMEHVMNRGEQMQSFNAVFSQRNADGSPRPLVNAATGEIDPVTVNHWQQYDICQFLKNNWSKVKEDLRGKVRISTGEQDNFMLNQAVHLLEKETKDLDTGFEYGYFPGDHFTVFTKEYQSAGVKFLLSCYAAFRNK, from the coding sequence ATGAAGAATACGCTACTATTAAGTGTTGCTTTGCTGGGAGGGAGTTGTCTTCTTTCTGTATCTGCTCAGCAGATCAAAGTGATTTATACTGGTAATGCTGCTGAAAAATTCAGTGGGAATGTTTTCCTCTATCTCTCCAAAGAAAATAAAGAACCGAAATCCGGGTATGTTGGTCTGACTGCATTTCCATTGTACCGCATCAGTGTGAAAGGTGTGAAACCCGGACAAGCCGTGGTGTTCAATGATGCCGCCGTGAGTTATCCTGTAAAATTATCTGACCTGGAACGTGGAGAATATTATGCACAGGCGGTGTGGGATAAGAATACGGGAGATCACCTGGTTGCAGAAACCATCGGCAACTATTACAATAAGCCATCCAAATTCAACTTCACCAAAAAGACAGATGCTTTTTTCTCGCTTTCCTGCACTGAAGTAGTGAAAGAAAAAGCTTTTGTTGAAACAGATTATTCCAAAGAGCTGAAAGTGGAGTCTAAATTATTGTCAGATTTTCACAAGAGGCCGGTAAGCCTGAACGTAGCCGTGATGCTGCCAGCAGCTTACCTCAAAGAGCCTGACCGGAAATTCCCGGTGCTCTATTATGTTTCAGGATTTGGTGGCGACTACAGACGTATGTCCGGATACAAGAGTCCCGAGAGTTTTATGGATACTGTTCCATTCATCAGAGTGGTGCTGGATGGTAATTGTCCAACCGGCCATTCTGTATATGCCAACAGCGCCAACAATGGCCCCTGGGGCGATGCGATGGTGAAAGAGCTGATCCCTGCTGTGGAAGCGGAATTCCGTTGTGACGGAGGAAGGGTCCTGATGGGGCACAGCAGTGGCGGCTGGACTGTACTCTGGCTGCAAACCCAGTATCCGTCTGTGTTTGCAGGCACCTGGTCCAGTGCTCCCGATCCGGTGGATTTCAGGAATTTCTCAGGCGTTGATATATATAATGAGAAGAACCTGTACTATGGAAAAGATTCTTCGCTTCGTTGGATTGCCACAGTGGCTGGTCGTTTTCCCTGGATCAGTATGAAGCAGATGATCCGGATGGAGCATGTGATGAACCGGGGCGAACAAATGCAATCTTTCAATGCTGTGTTCAGTCAGCGAAATGCAGATGGCAGCCCGAGACCGCTAGTGAATGCCGCAACAGGTGAGATCGATCCGGTGACGGTGAATCACTGGCAACAATATGATATTTGCCAGTTCCTGAAAAATAACTGGAGTAAAGTGAAGGAAGATCTGCGGGGAAAGGTCAGGATCTCTACCGGTGAGCAGGATAATTTCATGTTGAACCAGGCCGTGCATTTACTGGAAAAGGAAACCAAAGATCTCGATACAGGATTTGAATACGGTTATTTTCCCGGGGATCACTTCACTGTTTTCACCAAAGAATATCAATCGGCTGGTGTTAAGTTCCTGTTGAGCTGTTATGCTGCTTTCAGGAATAAATGA
- a CDS encoding cellulase family glycosylhydrolase produces MKNSWLFLRLVILVSVFFGFACSSKAQGFLKTSGTRILDDRGENVLLRGIGLGGWMLQEGYMLRINEKGQQHKIRERIQKLVGEEKTNAFYEAWLSNHTTREDIEAMKAWGFNSVRLPMHYDLYTLPVEKEPVAGKNTWLTKGFAMTDSLLQWCKDNQLWLILDLHAAPGGQGNDLNISDRDDTKPSLWDLKANRDKTIALWKELAMRYVNEPMIAAYDVINEPNWGFEDPNDKNGLQENGNGPLKELLVDITKAIREVDTNHIIIIEGNGWGNNYNGMLPPWDKNMVLSFHKYWNYNNDEAIKHILQTRDQYQVPVWLGETGENSNVWFTEAIRLLEQHNIGWAWWPLKKIGINNPLEIPSSAEYEQLLNYWNGKTKQQPNAATAWKALQQLATAARFNNNIIHRDVVDAMIRQPHSNATIPFAANIINGHAEILAADYDIGSNGHAYFDMDTANYRVSTGKNSVGNRGYTYRNDGVDIEKGKNNVFVSNTEKGEWLQYTLQVEKAGNYTIRLLAGSEKKGAKASLLLNGNTVAKSFPVSMAGKAGEWVEVHAGNIYLSEGKQQLRLYVEEGGFRLSSINFSRN; encoded by the coding sequence ATGAAGAACTCTTGGTTATTTCTCCGGTTAGTTATTTTAGTCAGCGTTTTTTTCGGATTTGCCTGCTCCTCAAAAGCACAGGGATTTCTGAAAACATCCGGTACGCGTATTCTGGACGATCGCGGAGAAAATGTATTGCTGCGCGGCATCGGCCTTGGCGGATGGATGTTGCAGGAAGGTTATATGCTTCGCATCAATGAAAAAGGACAACAACACAAGATCCGCGAGCGCATCCAAAAACTGGTTGGAGAAGAAAAGACCAATGCCTTTTATGAAGCCTGGCTCAGCAATCATACCACAAGGGAAGACATTGAAGCGATGAAGGCCTGGGGATTCAACAGCGTCCGCCTTCCGATGCATTATGATCTTTACACCCTGCCTGTTGAGAAGGAACCTGTTGCCGGAAAGAATACATGGCTGACCAAAGGATTTGCCATGACGGACAGCCTGCTGCAATGGTGTAAAGACAATCAGCTCTGGCTCATCCTCGACCTGCATGCCGCTCCCGGCGGACAGGGCAACGATCTCAATATTTCAGACCGCGATGATACCAAACCCTCACTATGGGACCTGAAAGCCAACCGCGACAAAACCATCGCCCTCTGGAAAGAGCTGGCAATGCGTTATGTGAATGAACCGATGATCGCCGCCTACGATGTGATCAATGAACCCAACTGGGGATTCGAAGATCCAAACGATAAAAATGGATTACAGGAAAATGGGAATGGTCCACTGAAAGAATTGCTGGTGGATATCACAAAAGCGATCCGCGAAGTTGATACCAATCATATCATAATCATTGAAGGCAATGGCTGGGGAAATAATTACAATGGCATGCTACCACCCTGGGACAAGAACATGGTACTGAGCTTTCACAAATACTGGAATTACAACAATGATGAAGCCATCAAACATATCCTTCAGACAAGAGACCAATACCAGGTGCCTGTATGGCTGGGTGAAACGGGAGAGAATTCCAATGTTTGGTTCACCGAGGCTATCCGTTTGCTGGAACAACACAATATCGGCTGGGCCTGGTGGCCTCTGAAAAAGATCGGTATCAACAATCCGCTGGAGATCCCTTCCAGTGCGGAATACGAGCAATTACTCAATTATTGGAATGGAAAAACCAAACAGCAACCCAATGCTGCAACAGCCTGGAAAGCATTGCAGCAACTGGCTACAGCTGCACGGTTCAATAATAATATCATTCACAGGGATGTGGTGGATGCGATGATCAGGCAACCACATTCCAATGCCACCATTCCTTTTGCAGCGAATATCATCAATGGCCATGCGGAGATATTGGCGGCCGATTATGATATTGGTTCGAATGGTCATGCCTATTTTGATATGGACACTGCCAACTACAGGGTGTCTACCGGAAAGAACAGCGTGGGTAACCGGGGATACACTTACAGGAATGATGGTGTAGATATCGAGAAAGGGAAGAACAATGTTTTTGTCAGTAATACGGAAAAGGGAGAATGGCTGCAGTACACATTGCAGGTGGAGAAGGCCGGGAATTATACTATCCGTTTGCTGGCAGGCTCAGAAAAAAAAGGCGCCAAAGCTTCGCTGTTGCTGAATGGCAATACCGTGGCAAAGTCTTTTCCGGTTTCGATGGCAGGTAAAGCAGGGGAGTGGGTGGAAGTGCACGCGGGCAATATTTACCTGTCAGAAGGTAAGCAACAACTGCGCCTTTACGTGGAGGAAGGCGGCTTCCGCCTCAGCAGTATCAATTTCAGCAGGAACTAG
- a CDS encoding triple tyrosine motif-containing protein, giving the protein MCRLLMALALLIPCRSFAQNTIGFPDILNYTKQEYQGGGQNWDATTDQRGIMYFANTEGLLAFDGHYWKVYPIPNNTRLRSVLATADGRIYVGAQDEFGYFYPGANGILQYHSFKPLLPPDMKQMADVWDIEEYDNAIWFRTNNMLFELRNNTFKTHAAPAEWRKMYKTDKGLYIQDYNAGLIQFENGKWKTICGDSALKKMLVTSLHIHPDGKLMIATLKDGLFLIDKGHLIPWQTEADSIFHSGRIFCSIVLSDQELAVGTTSNGCFVISRQNGRIIQRFSMEQGMQNNNVLQLFADKRKNIWVALDNGIDLIRYNTFVKQIYPHNKDQLTSYAAQVFHNKLYIGTSDGVYATTLDGSTDFSASRSSFSLVPNTKGQVWSFSVSDDQLLLGHHEGVFLIKENITQPLIRDQGIWLYRQYASSGNTKDLLIGGYSGLYKMMQTGSEFTQPKHIKGLQESMRFITIDRDNTIWCSHPYRGIYRIRLMGDSLEYSLLSAKDGLPADCENYVFFIRNRVVVATQHGLYEFNASTSRFQQSALLFDIFGDIPIQFLREDAYGNIWFVSQKVPAIVDFHKPTNSQPYSVVYFPELKHSIVNGFEFIYPYDEENVFFAAEKALYHINYKKYLRLSSVPSVTIGRVKTIGKNDSLIFGGYFTGKDGPATQQSKDQIICLPNKYNNFRFEFASPSYDQGSNIEYSYRLNGFDKEWSNWNPKPEKEYTNLSHGTYTFVVKSRDNLGNESAPVEYSFIIWPAWYQTWIAKTVYVVLFLIFLYLLYKRQKSKFANQQIKHKKEQEHLISLHQLELERNEKELMQVQNEKLESDVMFKNRELATVTMHLVERGKVLSEIKEKLVQAITKHDPPLNIGNFRKVMRLLEEAENKDEDWEHFARHFDEVHSNYLNSVKKHFPSLTTTDLKLCAYLHINLTSKEIAQLMGISVRGVETSRYRLRRKLNIPGETSLNSFLLEAIAADQHSNGNGHMNGNGNGNGIAVRNGSEQEAS; this is encoded by the coding sequence ATGTGTAGACTGCTTATGGCGCTCGCCCTCCTTATCCCCTGCCGGTCCTTTGCCCAAAACACCATCGGTTTCCCGGATATTCTCAATTATACCAAACAGGAATATCAGGGAGGGGGGCAAAACTGGGACGCCACCACGGACCAACGGGGGATCATGTACTTCGCCAACACGGAAGGACTGCTGGCTTTTGACGGCCATTACTGGAAAGTATATCCCATTCCCAACAATACAAGACTGAGATCTGTACTGGCCACTGCAGACGGCCGCATTTATGTGGGCGCGCAGGACGAGTTCGGCTATTTCTATCCCGGCGCCAATGGTATCCTTCAATACCATTCTTTCAAACCGCTGCTGCCGCCTGATATGAAACAAATGGCTGATGTATGGGATATAGAAGAATACGATAATGCCATCTGGTTCAGAACAAACAATATGCTGTTCGAACTCAGGAATAATACCTTCAAAACGCATGCAGCCCCTGCGGAATGGCGGAAAATGTATAAGACCGATAAAGGATTATATATTCAGGACTACAATGCCGGCCTGATCCAGTTCGAAAATGGAAAATGGAAAACGATCTGCGGAGACAGTGCATTGAAAAAAATGCTGGTGACTTCGCTGCATATCCATCCGGACGGAAAATTGATGATCGCCACGCTGAAGGATGGCCTCTTCCTCATCGATAAAGGACACCTGATCCCCTGGCAAACTGAAGCCGACAGTATCTTCCATTCCGGCAGGATCTTCTGTTCCATCGTGCTCTCAGACCAGGAACTGGCCGTGGGCACCACTTCCAACGGCTGCTTCGTCATCAGCCGGCAAAATGGCCGCATCATCCAGCGCTTCAGTATGGAGCAGGGCATGCAGAACAATAACGTACTGCAGCTTTTCGCAGACAAACGAAAGAATATCTGGGTGGCGCTCGATAACGGCATCGACCTGATCCGTTACAACACTTTCGTGAAACAGATCTACCCGCATAACAAAGACCAGCTCACCAGCTATGCTGCACAGGTATTCCATAATAAACTCTATATCGGTACCAGCGATGGCGTATATGCCACCACGTTGGACGGCTCTACGGATTTCAGTGCATCGCGCAGCAGTTTCAGCCTGGTGCCCAATACGAAAGGACAGGTATGGAGTTTTTCAGTAAGCGATGATCAACTCCTGCTCGGCCACCACGAAGGCGTGTTCCTGATCAAAGAAAATATTACACAGCCACTGATCCGCGACCAGGGCATCTGGCTCTACCGGCAATACGCATCCTCCGGCAATACCAAAGATCTCCTGATCGGTGGTTACAGCGGGCTTTACAAAATGATGCAGACCGGCAGTGAATTCACGCAGCCCAAACATATCAAAGGGCTCCAGGAATCCATGCGCTTCATCACCATCGACCGCGATAATACAATCTGGTGCTCGCATCCCTATCGCGGCATCTATCGCATCCGGCTCATGGGCGATTCCCTGGAATACTCATTGCTCTCTGCCAAAGATGGCCTGCCCGCCGATTGTGAGAACTACGTGTTCTTCATTCGCAACCGTGTTGTAGTAGCCACCCAGCACGGATTGTACGAGTTCAATGCCAGCACCAGCCGCTTCCAGCAATCAGCCCTTCTCTTCGATATCTTTGGAGACATTCCCATACAGTTCCTCCGCGAAGATGCTTATGGCAATATCTGGTTCGTATCTCAGAAAGTGCCCGCCATTGTGGATTTTCACAAACCAACCAATTCGCAGCCTTACTCCGTGGTGTATTTCCCGGAACTGAAACACAGTATCGTCAATGGCTTTGAATTCATTTATCCTTACGATGAAGAAAATGTATTCTTTGCGGCAGAGAAAGCGCTCTATCATATCAATTACAAAAAATACCTGCGCCTGTCTTCTGTTCCCAGCGTTACGATCGGGAGAGTGAAAACCATCGGCAAGAACGATAGTCTTATCTTCGGCGGCTATTTCACCGGAAAGGATGGTCCGGCCACTCAACAGAGCAAGGACCAGATCATTTGCCTGCCAAACAAATACAACAATTTCCGGTTTGAATTCGCGTCCCCATCCTATGATCAGGGGAGCAATATCGAATACAGTTACCGGCTCAACGGATTCGACAAGGAATGGAGCAACTGGAATCCCAAACCGGAAAAGGAATATACGAACCTGTCTCATGGCACTTACACTTTTGTTGTGAAGTCGAGAGACAACCTGGGCAATGAATCTGCGCCGGTTGAGTATTCCTTCATCATCTGGCCTGCATGGTACCAGACCTGGATCGCGAAGACAGTATATGTTGTGCTGTTCTTGATTTTCCTGTACCTGCTCTACAAAAGACAAAAAAGCAAATTCGCCAACCAGCAGATCAAACATAAGAAAGAACAGGAGCACCTGATCTCACTGCATCAACTGGAACTGGAAAGGAATGAAAAGGAATTGATGCAGGTGCAAAATGAAAAACTGGAATCCGATGTGATGTTCAAGAACAGGGAGCTGGCCACTGTTACAATGCACCTGGTGGAAAGAGGGAAAGTATTATCGGAGATCAAGGAGAAACTGGTACAGGCCATTACAAAACATGATCCCCCACTCAATATCGGCAATTTCAGAAAAGTGATGCGATTGCTTGAGGAAGCGGAGAACAAAGATGAGGACTGGGAACATTTTGCCCGGCATTTCGATGAAGTGCACAGCAATTATCTGAACTCTGTGAAGAAACATTTTCCATCACTCACCACCACTGACCTGAAATTGTGCGCTTATCTGCATATCAACCTCACGTCAAAGGAGATCGCACAACTGATGGGCATTTCCGTGAGAGGCGTGGAAACCAGCCGCTACCGCCTGCGAAGAAAGCTCAATATCCCCGGAGAAACATCGCTCAACAGCTTTTTGCTGGAAGCCATTGCGGCAGATCAGCATAGTAACGGGAATGGACATATGAACGGGAATGGAAATGGCAACGGTATTGCAGTAAGGAACGGATCAGAACAGGAGGCATCCTGA